From one Trifolium pratense cultivar HEN17-A07 linkage group LG1, ARS_RC_1.1, whole genome shotgun sequence genomic stretch:
- the LOC123916368 gene encoding copper transporter 5-like, producing the protein MMHMTLYWGKNVTLLFDSWTTDSWTSYILSLIACFVIATFYQYLENIRIRLKFFSGEGRGGSTVAEIQTPLLGLNKVSRNKVVESVLFGVNSAIGYLLMLAIMSFNGGVFVAIVFGLTVGYFLFRSQGEEESAIVVDSSCACA; encoded by the coding sequence aTGATGCACATGACACTATATTGGGGAAAAAACGTGACACTGTTATTTGATTCATGGACGACCGATTCATGGACGAGTTATATACTGAGTTTAATTGCATGTTTCGTGATTGCTACTTTCTACCAATATCTGGAGAATATTCGGATTCGGCTGAAGTTTTTTTCCGGCGAGGGAAGGGGTGGTTCTACGGTGGCAGAGATTCAGACTCCTCTTCTGGGGTTGAATAAGGTTTCTAGAAATAAGGTTGTGGAATCGGTTCTGTTTGGGGTTAATTCTGCGATTGGGTATTTGTTGATGTTGGCTATAATGTCTTTTAATGGTGGTGTTTTTGTGGCTATTGTTTTTGGTTTAACGGTTGGTTATTTCTTGTTTAGGAGTCAGGGTGAAGAAGAGTCTGCAATTGTTGTTGATAGTTCTTGTGCATGTGCTTAG
- the LOC123916388 gene encoding serine/threonine-protein kinase RIPK-like — MTTTTKKITWKSMILILNCYKSKYPLEESKKQVLKQGSFQRLCLSDISNSSSTQAIEDLSISFGGSNKLHAFTLEELKEATHNFSWSNMLGEGGFGPVYKGFVDEKLRHGLKAQTVAVKCLDLDGLQGHREWLAEIIFLGQLSHPHLVKLIGYCCEDEHRLLVYEYMPRGSLENQLFRRYSAAMPWSTRMKIALGAAKGLAFLHEADKPVIYRDFKASNILLDSDYTAKLSDFGLAKDGPEGEETHVTTRVMGTHGYAAPEYIMTGHLTTKSDVYSYGVVLLELLTGRRVVEKSSESSRGKNLVEWARPMLRDQKKLHRIIDRRLEGQFPMKGALKVAMLAFKCLSHHPNPRPYMSDVVKVLEPLQDFDDVFIGPFVYFAVSENGDKDQISTPQQSR, encoded by the exons ATGACTACTACTACTAAAAAGATAACATGGAAATCTATGATCTTGATCTTAAATTGTTACAAGAGTAAATACCCTTTGGAGGAAtcaaaaaaacaagttttaaaaCAAGGTTCTTTCCAAAGATTATGTTTATCTGATATAAGCAATTCAAGTTCAACTCAAGCTATTGAAGatctttcaatttcttttggtGGTTCTAATAAACTTCATGCATTCACACTTGAGGAGCTAAAAGAAGCAACACATAATTTCTCATGGAGTAATATGTTAGGTGAAGGTGGTTTTGGACCTGTTTATAAAGGCTTTGTTGATGAGAAACTTAGACATGGTTTAAAGGCTCAAACTGTAGCTGTTAAATGTTTGGATTTAGATGGTTTGCAAGGTCATAGAGAGTGGCTG gcAGAGATTATATTTCTTGGACAACTAAGTCATCCACATCTTGTGAAGTTAATTGGATATTGTTGTGAAGATGAGCATAGGCTTTTGGTGTATGAATACATGCCTAGAGGTAGCTTGGAGAATCAACTATTCAGAA GATACTCTGCTGCCATGCCATGGTCAACTAGGATGAAAATTGCATTAGGAGCTGCAAAGGGTTTGGCTTTCCTTCATGAAGCAGATAAGCCTGTAATATACAGAGATTTCAAAGCTTCAAATATCCTACTAGATTCG GATTATACAGCTAAATTATCAGATTTTGGACTAGCTAAGGATGGCCCTGAAGGCGAAGAAACACATGTAACGACACGCGTAATGGGAACACATGGTTATGCTGCTCCTGAGTACATCATGACAG GACACCTCACAACAAAGAGTGATGTGTATAGCTATGGAGTGGTTCTATTGGAATTGCTTACAGGAAGAAGGGTAGTGGAAAAATCTTCAGAATCAAGTAGAGGGAAGAATTTGGTGGAATGGGCAAGACCAATGTTGAGAGATCAAAAGAAGCTGCATAGAATCATAGACCGTAGACTTGAAGGACAATTTCCTATGAAAGGAGCATTGAAAGTTGCTATGTTGGCTTTTAAATGTTTGAGTCATCACCCAAATCCAAGACCTTATATGAGTGATGTTGTTAAAGTATTGGAACCacttcaagattttgatgatgTTTTCATAGGACCATTTGTCTATTTTGCTGTAAGTGAAAATGGTGATAAAGATCAAATTAGCACTCCTCAGCAAAGTAGATAA
- the LOC123916380 gene encoding G-protein coupled receptor 1, translating to MATSVAVGSTLTAYDRRIINVVNVGASSLSFAGSTFIVLCYLLFKDLRKFSFKLVFYLALSDMLCSFFSIIGDPSRNFFCYAQGYSTHFFCVASFLWTTTIAFTLHRTVVKHKTDVEDLEAMYHLYVWGTSLVMTVMRSFGNDHRHFGTWCGTQTGLTGKAVHFVTFYMPLWGAILYNGFTYLQVIRMLNNATRMASGMSGQAYVSDTRDNMRALNRWGYYPLILIGSWAFGTINRIHDFFEPNQKIFWLSLLDVGTAALMGLFNSIAYGLNSSVRRAICERLDKFWPERLNRWLPNNFKYKSLSQESELAVFKTEDQ from the exons ATGGCGACCTCCGTCGCTGTCGGCAGCACTCTAACGGCGTACGATCGCCGGATTATTAATGTAGTAAACGTCGGCGCGTCGAGTCTCTCTTTTGCTGGTTCCACCTTCATTGTACTTTGCTACCTTCTCTTCAAAGACCTCCGCAAGTTTTCCTTCAAGCTCGTTTTCTATCTCGCACTTTCA GATATGCTTTGCAGTTTCTTCAGCATAATAGG GGACCCATCcagaaatttcttttgttatgCTCAAGGATATAGTACACATTTCTTTTGTGTGGCATCTTTCCTTTGGACGACAACAATTGCTTTTACCCTTCACCGGACTGTTGTAAAACACAAAACAGATGTTGAAGATTTGGAGGCAATGTATCATTTATACGTCTGGG GTACTTCCCTGGTTATGACAGTTATGCGCTCCTTTGGTAATGACCATAGACATTTTGGTACATGGTGTGGGACTCAGACAGGTCTTACAGGGAAG GCAGTTCATTTTGTTACATTTTACATGCCACTGTGGGGTGCAATTCTATATAATGGGTTTACATACTTGCAAGTAATACGCATGCTGAATAATGCAACCCGT ATGGCAAGTGGCATGTCAGGCCAAGCTTATGTCTCAGATACAAGAGACAACATGAGG GCTCTAAATCGCTGGGGATACTATCCGCTAATTCTAATAGGATCATGGGCTTTTGGCACTATTAACcgaattcatgatttttttgaaCCTAACCAAAAGATTTTTTGGCTCTCACTTCTTGACGTTGGAACGGCTGCCCTTATG GGCCTCTTTAACTCAATTGCATATGGCCTCAATTCTTCTGTTCGCCGGGCAATTTGTGAAAGACTAGACAA GTTCTGGCCCGAGCGACTGAACAGATGGCTCCCTAACAATTTCAAGTACAAGAGCTTATCGCAAGAAAGTGAACTCGCCGTGTTCAAAACTGAAGATCAATGA